The sequence ACATATTGATGATTTCTGAAACATCTTTAGGCGGTTGAATTAACTTCTCCTTCACTACAGGAGGCTGAGGTTTGCTCTTATTCTCTGGGACTACTTCTGTTTCTACTTTCGCTTGTTCCACTGGCTCTGTTTTAGCTGCAACTTCAACTTCTTTAGCAGACTTTGGCTGCATGATTGGACTAGCGATAAAAATTCCGATTGCTCCGACAATGATAATTATGAAGCTTAACATGAAAACTACTAATTTACTCGTTGATTTTTTCATACTTTGTCCACAACCAGAACAATATCTAGAATTATGCGACATTTCTGTACCACACTTTGGACAATACATAATAGTCCCTCACTTTATATCATACTTTTGAACTATTACTATTATACAATGTTGTGCTACTTTTTTCAATTTTCTAAATGATATTTCAACGTTCTCCAAGCGGCCGTGTTTCAGGCACTTTTGACTTAGCATTAAATAGAAACAATCCCATCATTACGAGCACGATTCCGAAAAAATTGATAAATGAAAGGAAGTCATTCCAAAAGATGATACCAATCAACGTATTCGCGAAATTCCGACTCCTGACCAGATGGCATATCCAATTGAAATGGAGCAGAATTTGATGGCTTTAAAAGCATCGTAGCAGCTACTTCAAAAATGATGGCGACGAATAAGGCGAGAAAAATAAGTTCCATCGTATCCCCTCGCATTTATAAACATTGATAAATAAAAAGGCTAAAACGCCCCTTGTTTCTGGTCATAATCAGAAGAAATAGGAGCAGACCTCTTGTTTCACCTTTTCTTCCTATTGCCATTTCAATATTTAAAACTATAAAAACTATTTTATTATTTATAAAGATTTCTAAAGTATATTCAATTGGATTTATTCCGATCTTACCTTTATAATTGCGTAACAGATCCATAATACCGGCCTCTTTTGTTGAGTTACGATTTCCGCAAGCCTTTTCCACATCCCACGTGAACATTTCCTCTCAATGAATCTAATTTTCTGCTCGTATATCTTAAAGGAGTTGAAAAAGCTTGAATCAAGTCAACTTGCTAGAATCATCGTCAAGTGCAAAACTAAGTGAAGAAATTGAAAAGATCGGGACATATAAGCGATATGAAAAAAACGAGATCATCTATTTACAAGATGATCAAGCTGATAGTTTCTACTTGCTTAAATCAGGTCGAGTTCGTTTGTTTCTCACTGCTTTAAACGGCAATGAAAAAACGATGAAAATTTTAAAGCATGGGGAACTATTTGGAGACGCATCGTATTTTAGCCGCTCGACAAGAATTACATCGGCGAGTGCCTTAACTGACGTTGAACTATTATCGGTTGATTTAGATAATCTAATGCCACATTTAAAAGAGAACCCAATTATGATCGCGGAATTATTAGACAGCATGGCGAAAACCATCCGCCTCTTTTCTATTCAAGTTTATAGCATGGGATTCCTAACAGCTGATAAAAAAATTGCTCATTTACTTCTTCAACTCGGCAGCAGCACGAAACAAAATCGATCCGATCAGCAACCATATCGGATTGATTGCACACACCAAGAATTGGCCGACTTAATTGGGCTTGCTCGAGTAACTACCACAAAGGAACTTAAAAAACTCGAAAAATATGGCTGGATTTGCCTATCCTACCGCAGTATCCTTATCAAAGATGAAGCTGCATTAACAGAATTTATCGCATCATAAAACACCGGAATGGTCCGGTGTTTCTTTTTTGTGTAGATATGGAATGTTGTTTGGAACCTCAAACGAACCGGGTACCCAATTCGGCCTACTTGACTGTTCGTCTTGATAGACATCGAAATATCAATAGAACTTCTCTTTCGGAAGAGCCTTTTTGAATCTACTTTCCTTTACTTTAAGTGAAATTTTCACAACCTCTATGTTTTTGTATCCTATGCAAACTTAAAGAAACACACGAACTTGTACCATTGATGAATTCTATTTTATAAATGATGGATTTGTCTTATGAACTTGTCCACACATATTTTCTCTAAGATTAATACACTATTATCATCTTCAGGGAAAGGGGGGGAACAGCATGTCTGATAGAAATAAAGTTTTATCTACAGGAGTCATTAAAAAGCACCCAGCATCTAATATCGCTCATATTGAAATCGTTAACCTAGACGTAAATGATTCACGAGCTGTAATCGTTCAAGTGTTTAACTGGGATACAAATCGTCCAGTTGCTATACCGGTAACGCCAGCTAACACAGTTACAATTAATCCAAATACACTTGTATCCTTCGATGCTTCTCTTGTAGGCGTACAAGACCATTTTGAAGTGCGTATTACATTTGTAAGAACTTCGGAAGACGTGGTTGCAAATGTGTTTGAGCTTCAAAATGATACTCCATTAAAATCAATTTGGCACGAAGAATTAAGACGAGTTTTTCTAGATTAAGTTTAAAAAGGAAGTCCTGTTCCTTTATGGAACAGGACTTTCTAATTGGTCTTTGTTCAACTAAACTTTCAAATTAATTCATTACATTCAATAATAATGGCCTTTTCCTCTTTAAGAAAAGCTGCCCGTCGCACAAAAAAACCACCTATTTTCATAGGTGATTTTTATTCAATTATAATTCCCATTTCCTCCACTTTATTATCTAGCCGTTTTGCAGCTTGGGCAAACCGGGTGAGTCGTTTCAAATTGGGTTCCGCAGTTGCGGCAAAATACAATCCCCTCAACGACTGGTTGTTTTGTTTCAATTGGCGTGTTAGTCGCTGTCTCTAATTTACCTTGCCCAATTGTAGGGGCCGGATTGGCTTTGTTTTTTTTCATTGACACAATGACCAACACCAAGGTAATGAGGTTAAGGATTAGACTGGCTGAAACCAGTCCAATCAATAGGTATGGATTTTCTAACATCGTCTATTAACCTCCGAATGTTTGCTGATCATCTTCTATGATTTCAATCTTTTTCTTTCGATTACGTAGAAGAAAGTAGGCAGAGAGGATGATCGCAATCCCTCCAACGCCACCGATCGATCCATAGAATAATGGAGTGTTGTTATACCAACGAGCAATTAGGTTCGTTGTGACGAGGAAGTCATTAACTTCTTCTACAAGTTCATTTCCTGCCGCATCGACCGCAACAATCCTCACATTTTGTTTAGAATTGCTATTGCCAATTCCAAATGTGAAGTTTTCTCCTTCATTTTGAACCTCTACTTCTTTATTATTCAAGTAGACTTTCGCATCGTCTAGCACTAAGTTATCATTGATCGACACTGTTGCCACTTTGCTATCAACCGGGTACTGAACTCCGCTTTCTATGTTAATGGGAACAATCACAGGAGCGGTTTTATCAATCCCAAATGAGATTTCAGCTTTTTTCACTTCATCGATATTTTCATTTACGTTTCCGGCACGATCCTCCGAGTAAATAGCAACCGTGTACTTCCCGTCCCCAGCAAACATTTCCTTCTTCACGGTATACGTATACTGACTCCAAGAACCGCCTCCGCCTGACTCTTGAACGGTATAATCACTTTCAACCGCTAAATCACTTGGCACACCGTTCTTCGTCATTTTTACATGAATACTATCTGGATTTAGGCTGTCCACATTTGTTTCGGTTACAATGACATCTCTTTCATTTTTTACATATTTTCCTTCAATGCTCTTCAACGACTCATCAAAGACATACACCGAACCAAAGCGGTTCACGGAGAATCGAATCTTTTCTGTCGTTTCATTTCCAGCATGGTCGACTAGAGTAGCTGTTAATGTATAGAGATCGTCTATTTCTTTTTCTTTGGCAAAATTATTAAATGTGAACCCTCCGCCATTTGCAGCGTCCGAATAACGACCATCTAATTTCACCGGTCCACGGTTTGCTCCTTGTAGCGTAATCGATACGGCCTCTTTATTAAAATTTGTATCAGAGTACGTGACAATTGGGGCAACATCACCGTTATTAGCCGACTGGTCAGCAACTCCCGTAATTTCCAGGGCAGGGGCTGTTTGGTCGATAACGAACTCTTCCATTGGAAAATCATCCATAACATTTCCAGCCATATCTGTATAG is a genomic window of Niallia sp. XMNu-256 containing:
- a CDS encoding Crp/Fnr family transcriptional regulator — its product is MNQVNLLESSSSAKLSEEIEKIGTYKRYEKNEIIYLQDDQADSFYLLKSGRVRLFLTALNGNEKTMKILKHGELFGDASYFSRSTRITSASALTDVELLSVDLDNLMPHLKENPIMIAELLDSMAKTIRLFSIQVYSMGFLTADKKIAHLLLQLGSSTKQNRSDQQPYRIDCTHQELADLIGLARVTTTKELKKLEKYGWICLSYRSILIKDEAALTEFIAS